In a genomic window of Dehalococcoidia bacterium:
- a CDS encoding NrpR regulatory domain-containing protein: MTFESQDVERKTNSILRVLAGSSDPLGSIVIARKLKDLGVDLGERAIRYHLKLLDQQGLTRLAGRRDGRVITSMGHRELKYGLVKDKVGFAISRIELLAFRTTFDLEKRSGLVPVNVSIFRQQDFTKALRLMKPVFDARLCVSNLVITSGEGNRIGDLLVPEGRIAIGTVCSIVVNGTLLKAGVPMNSKFGGLLQIEDHSPVRFIELIHYDGCSLDPSEVFIKARMTSVTQAARNGNGTILANFREIPALCRPLAHDVISKLAKAGMNGVLHVGNVSEPICELPIELNRVGIILIGGLNPIAAVEEAGIAVDTHAMNTLVEYGQLISFKELF; encoded by the coding sequence ATGACATTCGAAAGTCAGGACGTAGAGCGCAAAACCAATTCCATACTCAGGGTGCTTGCCGGATCTTCAGATCCCCTGGGATCCATCGTAATAGCCAGAAAGCTGAAAGATCTCGGAGTCGACCTGGGTGAGCGCGCCATACGCTACCATCTCAAGCTTCTGGATCAACAGGGCCTGACGCGCCTGGCCGGACGGCGTGACGGCCGGGTTATCACATCAATGGGGCACAGGGAGCTTAAATATGGACTGGTTAAGGATAAGGTCGGGTTTGCCATTTCCCGTATAGAGTTGTTGGCTTTCCGGACCACGTTTGACCTTGAAAAGAGGTCCGGTCTGGTTCCGGTCAATGTCTCAATATTCAGGCAACAGGACTTTACGAAAGCGTTACGCTTGATGAAGCCGGTCTTTGATGCGCGCCTCTGTGTCAGCAACCTGGTTATCACCTCCGGCGAGGGTAATCGTATCGGCGACCTTCTGGTGCCGGAAGGGAGAATCGCCATCGGTACGGTTTGCAGCATTGTGGTTAATGGCACATTACTCAAGGCCGGTGTGCCCATGAACTCCAAGTTCGGCGGCCTTCTGCAGATTGAAGACCATAGCCCGGTACGCTTCATTGAGCTCATTCATTATGATGGCTGCTCCCTTGATCCCTCTGAGGTTTTCATCAAGGCCAGGATGACCTCGGTTACCCAGGCTGCAAGGAATGGCAACGGGACCATTCTGGCCAACTTCCGCGAGATACCCGCTCTCTGCCGCCCACTGGCACACGATGTGATCAGCAAATTGGCCAAGGCCGGGATGAACGGTGTCCTCCATGTCGGCAACGTCAGTGAGCCGATCTGCGAATTGCCCATCGAGCTGAACCGGGTGGGCATCATACTCATTGGGGGGCTTAATCCAATTGCAGCCGTTGAAGAAGCAGGCATCGCAGTAGACACACATGCTATGAACACGTTAGTCGAGTACGGCCAACTTATCAGCTTTAAGGAATTGTTTTAA
- a CDS encoding response regulator transcription factor, which translates to MAVEDLVKAKKIKVLLAHPYALLRQTISALLDQYGFELSAKVTSETQLLEFAKIHRTDLILIDWRISTNYKDTINRLREITPEASLVILTQPQSAEVFTEVVMAGAKGYLSLDVSPEDFVNSLILIAKGNMVISKDLASAANDELSGLKDAGTGYNLSKREQEVLGLIARGATNREVSSELYISEHTVKVHLRSVLNKLGLRNRQQAVAYAVKAGLSDSNALE; encoded by the coding sequence GTGGCAGTTGAAGATTTGGTGAAGGCTAAAAAAATCAAGGTTCTCCTGGCTCATCCTTATGCCCTATTGAGACAGACTATTTCTGCACTTCTGGATCAGTATGGCTTTGAATTATCGGCAAAGGTAACTAGCGAAACACAATTGTTGGAATTCGCAAAAATACACAGAACTGATCTGATTTTGATTGATTGGCGTATTTCTACTAATTACAAAGATACCATAAACCGGTTAAGGGAAATAACACCTGAGGCATCCCTGGTCATCTTAACTCAACCACAGTCTGCTGAAGTGTTTACTGAAGTAGTCATGGCAGGCGCCAAGGGTTATCTGTCCCTGGACGTGTCGCCGGAGGACTTTGTCAATTCGTTGATTCTAATCGCTAAAGGTAATATGGTCATATCGAAAGACCTGGCTTCGGCAGCCAATGATGAATTGTCCGGGCTTAAAGATGCTGGCACTGGTTACAATCTCAGTAAACGTGAGCAGGAAGTCCTTGGTTTAATAGCAAGAGGCGCCACTAATCGCGAGGTTTCCAGCGAATTATACATATCCGAGCATACAGTAAAGGTACATTTACGTTCTGTGCTTAATAAACTGGGACTCCGTAACCGTCAGCAAGCAGTAGCCTACGCTGTAAAGGCAGGACTATCAGATAGCAATGCTTTGGAGTGA
- a CDS encoding MBL fold metallo-hydrolase, whose protein sequence is MIDEILPGLYCIKVPLPKNPLKYTNSYLIKGEDRFLLIDTGMNLNECRLALESGLQKLHVDLNKTDFFITHIHHDHMGLVSTMATRTSRVYFNPTETVILTNVSFNQRWVAMMEFYMANGFPEEAGKLWIANPPLSLFGSKLVAALVTLSDGEKLEIGDYKFVCIHVPGHSPCHTCLYDKDKKLLFSGDHILFDITPNITCWPELDNALYHYMKSLEKIDKLAVNLVLPGHRSSRQTLQKRVQELLEHHRVRLDEALAAVADGGKTAYEVAPHIRWDLSYKTWEQFPIAQKYFAVGEIIAHLEYLVGENKLKTEKIGRTIRYVLA, encoded by the coding sequence GTGATAGATGAGATATTACCCGGTCTCTATTGCATCAAGGTACCTCTGCCTAAAAACCCCTTAAAATACACCAATTCATACCTCATCAAGGGGGAAGACAGGTTCCTCCTTATCGATACCGGCATGAACTTGAATGAGTGCAGGCTGGCGCTTGAGTCCGGCCTGCAGAAACTGCATGTAGACCTGAACAAAACGGACTTCTTCATCACGCACATACATCATGATCACATGGGATTAGTTTCCACCATGGCAACCAGGACATCGAGAGTCTATTTCAACCCGACGGAGACGGTCATACTGACAAATGTGTCTTTCAATCAGAGATGGGTTGCAATGATGGAGTTTTACATGGCCAATGGTTTCCCGGAAGAAGCCGGTAAACTGTGGATAGCCAACCCTCCCCTTTCTCTCTTCGGTTCAAAACTGGTGGCTGCTCTGGTCACGCTTTCCGACGGTGAAAAACTGGAAATAGGTGATTACAAATTCGTTTGCATCCACGTTCCGGGTCATTCTCCCTGTCACACCTGCCTGTATGATAAAGATAAAAAACTGCTGTTCTCCGGTGATCACATTCTCTTCGATATCACCCCGAATATCACCTGCTGGCCCGAGCTGGATAATGCGCTGTATCACTACATGAAGAGCCTGGAAAAGATAGACAAACTGGCAGTGAACCTCGTGCTTCCGGGCCATCGGAGCTCTCGACAGACTCTGCAGAAACGCGTTCAGGAGCTTCTGGAACATCACAGGGTAAGGTTAGACGAGGCTTTAGCTGCGGTCGCAGATGGCGGGAAGACCGCATATGAGGTGGCGCCCCATATCAGGTGGGATCTATCATATAAAACCTGGGAGCAGTTCCCCATAGCTCAGAAGTATTTTGCTGTGGGTGAGATCATCGCACATCTTGAATACTTGGTGGGCGAAAATAAACTCAAGACGGAAAAGATAGGCAGGACAATTAGATACGTCCTCGCCTGA
- the smpB gene encoding SsrA-binding protein SmpB gives MNNEKTITVNKKAYHDYHILESYEAGIALKGSEIKSVRMGRVNIKDAYARPEKGELWLHNSHISAYQAGGFNTHEPDRRRKLLMHRSQIAELEQTANQKGLTLVPLRIYIKNGLAKLEIGVGRGKKQFDKRDTIARRETERIVERAMKSGARKAR, from the coding sequence ATGAATAATGAAAAGACGATTACGGTAAACAAAAAGGCTTACCATGATTACCACATCCTGGAAAGCTACGAGGCCGGCATAGCGCTTAAAGGCTCCGAGATCAAGTCCGTCAGGATGGGACGGGTCAACATCAAGGACGCCTATGCCAGGCCCGAGAAGGGCGAGCTATGGCTGCATAACTCGCATATATCCGCATACCAGGCGGGTGGGTTCAATACGCATGAGCCGGACCGGCGGCGAAAGCTTCTGATGCACCGCAGCCAGATAGCCGAATTGGAGCAGACGGCCAACCAGAAAGGTTTGACTCTGGTGCCTCTGCGGATATATATTAAAAACGGGCTCGCAAAGCTGGAGATAGGTGTAGGCAGGGGCAAAAAGCAGTTCGACAAGCGCGATACTATCGCCAGGCGCGAGACAGAGCGTATAGTGGAGCGGGCTATGAAATCAGGTGCCCGCAAAGCACGTTAA
- a CDS encoding ComEA family DNA-binding protein — MTGIREKMWLIIAALLAVFLITGIVYFFIRLSSLQPTEIVLSDFKQADINGDICISGSVARPGIYTTRPGDTLTALVSSAGISDNADISGISIYVPAKGETNRPQKVDINRADTWLLLALPGIGEGKAAQIVEYRTANGPFRSVDDLLKIKGFGKSAVDNLRSFVSTGE; from the coding sequence ATGACGGGTATCCGCGAGAAAATGTGGCTTATTATAGCAGCATTGCTGGCAGTTTTCCTCATCACCGGAATAGTTTATTTTTTCATCCGCCTCTCCAGCCTCCAGCCGACCGAGATAGTCCTGAGCGACTTTAAACAGGCCGATATCAACGGCGATATATGCATAAGCGGAAGCGTGGCCCGGCCAGGCATCTACACAACCCGGCCGGGCGATACGCTGACGGCGCTCGTTTCGTCGGCAGGCATCTCAGATAACGCCGACATCAGCGGGATATCGATCTATGTGCCGGCAAAGGGAGAGACGAATCGACCACAGAAGGTGGACATCAACCGCGCGGACACCTGGCTGCTGCTGGCCTTGCCCGGCATAGGCGAAGGAAAAGCTGCACAGATCGTCGAATACCGAACCGCCAACGGCCCTTTTCGCAGCGTGGATGACCTGCTTAAAATCAAAGGCTTCGGAAAGTCCGCAGTCGATAACCTGCGCAGCTTCGTCTCAACAGGTGAGTAA
- a CDS encoding DNA internalization-related competence protein ComEC/Rec2 — protein MPLLYVSIAWIAGIFAGSIFTTPVWLLALPLPVIPLIILMPGRRRPLALLAACLLAFPAGALLYKSSQHTLDGTHVQYYNDQGLVSLEGIIDDQPEVKGSSLEFKLAANSINIADNSSPITGGVLVRLPFYRSLRYGDMLRLSGRMETPPQLEDFDYRDYLANKGIYSIMNYPAVTIIGTDKGSPILAWIYGLRDSLSDGLLLCLPEPQSSLARAILLGMRGSLPYDLLQSFYATGTTHLIAISGMNLTILLGMVLAMTIWCFGRKNRAYFWISLSFIWLYTVLTGMPASMVRAAIMGSVFLLAELLGRQRNGLAALVLAAALMTAVEPHVLWDVSFQLSFLSMLGLVLIAPQLIEFASPHMPVRQSRNIIWMKKIIIISFATTLAAVIATWPMTALGFHSFSIVSAPATFFSMPSFPGIIITSLLTAAAGLVWTPMGTMLGWIDWLFLSYFLLVVQIFSSIPVAYIRDIALQPWQAIAYYIALGLILAGIKYRQHVSTFIKSWRDKARQAAGALKSINFKPVIYPALAVLLASNILVWTAVSLLPDGKLHVIILDVGQGECILVRTPDGRNILIDAGPDPASACVQLGKKLPFWDRQIDMLILTQLQSDHIAGALELLKRYNVRSLSLPPTTSKAVLPHEIVQTAYDRRVATHTLACGKQLDAGSNLRLTVLNPPEEPFKGTEDDINNNSIVIRITYGEVSYLLCGDIGMEAEQYMAGKRADLQSDVLKVAHHGSKGSSSDEFLTIVDPASAAISAGAVNRFGHPSRETIERLSARVPEGNIFITAVHGNIEYVTDGRRLWAVTDKPAPSSP, from the coding sequence ATGCCCCTTCTATACGTCAGCATCGCCTGGATAGCCGGCATATTTGCAGGCTCAATCTTCACCACCCCTGTCTGGCTGCTGGCACTACCCTTGCCCGTTATACCGCTGATCATTCTGATGCCCGGGCGCCGCAGACCGCTGGCATTGCTGGCCGCCTGCCTGCTGGCTTTTCCCGCCGGCGCCCTGCTCTATAAATCGTCTCAACATACACTCGACGGCACGCACGTACAGTACTACAACGATCAGGGCCTTGTATCCCTGGAAGGAATCATTGACGACCAACCTGAGGTGAAAGGCAGTTCGCTGGAGTTCAAGCTCGCTGCAAACAGTATCAACATAGCCGACAATTCTTCGCCAATCACAGGAGGCGTGCTGGTCAGATTGCCTTTTTATCGCTCTCTCCGATACGGCGACATGCTTCGATTGAGCGGCAGGATGGAAACTCCGCCGCAACTCGAAGATTTCGATTATCGTGATTACCTGGCAAACAAGGGCATTTATTCGATCATGAATTACCCGGCGGTGACCATAATCGGCACGGACAAAGGATCGCCCATACTGGCCTGGATCTACGGCCTGCGCGATAGCCTTTCAGACGGTCTATTGTTATGTTTGCCTGAACCGCAGAGTTCACTGGCGCGCGCGATACTGCTGGGGATGCGAGGGAGCCTGCCTTACGACCTTCTGCAGTCTTTCTACGCAACCGGCACCACTCACCTGATCGCTATCTCCGGCATGAATTTGACCATACTGCTCGGCATGGTGCTGGCCATGACCATCTGGTGCTTCGGTAGAAAAAACAGGGCTTACTTCTGGATATCGCTGTCCTTTATCTGGCTTTACACCGTACTTACGGGCATGCCGGCAAGCATGGTCAGGGCGGCAATCATGGGCAGCGTGTTCCTGTTAGCGGAGTTGCTGGGGAGGCAGCGCAACGGCCTGGCAGCCCTGGTGCTGGCGGCTGCGCTGATGACCGCAGTGGAGCCACACGTTCTGTGGGACGTCAGTTTTCAGTTGAGTTTCCTGTCCATGCTGGGCCTGGTGCTCATAGCTCCTCAATTAATCGAGTTCGCCAGCCCGCATATGCCGGTTCGGCAAAGCAGGAATATTATATGGATGAAAAAAATCATCATTATCAGCTTCGCGACCACACTGGCTGCGGTAATAGCGACCTGGCCTATGACGGCGCTCGGATTTCATTCCTTTTCCATCGTGAGCGCACCTGCCACCTTCTTCTCCATGCCTTCCTTCCCGGGCATTATCATCACATCACTGCTCACGGCCGCAGCCGGCCTGGTCTGGACGCCCATGGGAACGATGCTGGGCTGGATCGACTGGCTGTTCTTATCGTATTTCCTGCTCGTGGTCCAGATATTCAGCTCGATACCGGTAGCCTACATCCGCGACATCGCGTTACAGCCCTGGCAGGCCATAGCTTACTATATTGCGCTGGGCCTGATCCTGGCCGGTATTAAATACAGGCAGCATGTCAGTACCTTTATTAAATCGTGGAGGGACAAAGCGCGGCAGGCGGCAGGCGCTCTGAAGTCGATCAACTTCAAACCGGTCATCTACCCTGCGCTGGCTGTTCTGCTGGCAAGCAATATACTTGTTTGGACCGCCGTTTCCCTGTTGCCGGACGGGAAGCTTCACGTAATCATTCTCGACGTGGGCCAGGGCGAGTGCATATTAGTCAGGACTCCGGACGGCCGGAATATACTGATCGATGCCGGCCCCGACCCGGCGTCAGCCTGTGTTCAACTGGGTAAAAAGCTGCCGTTTTGGGACAGGCAGATCGATATGCTTATCCTGACGCAGCTTCAATCCGACCACATAGCCGGCGCGCTTGAACTGCTGAAACGCTACAACGTTCGTTCTCTATCTCTTCCTCCCACCACCAGTAAAGCCGTACTGCCGCATGAAATCGTTCAAACTGCATATGATCGAAGGGTCGCTACACACACACTTGCCTGCGGCAAGCAGTTAGACGCCGGCAGCAACCTCCGCCTGACGGTGCTCAATCCCCCGGAAGAACCTTTCAAAGGCACTGAAGACGACATCAACAATAATTCCATTGTAATCAGAATTACCTACGGAGAAGTCAGTTACCTTCTCTGCGGCGATATCGGTATGGAGGCCGAGCAGTACATGGCCGGCAAGAGAGCAGACCTGCAAAGCGACGTCCTCAAGGTTGCACACCACGGAAGCAAAGGATCGAGCTCGGATGAGTTCCTGACCATCGTTGATCCTGCATCCGCTGCCATATCCGCCGGCGCGGTCAACCGTTTCGGTCATCCCAGCCGGGAGACGATTGAACGGCTATCGGCTAGAGTGCCGGAGGGCAATATCTTCATTACAGCGGTTCACGGCAATATCGAGTATGTCACCGACGGGCGGAGGCTGTGGGCCGTAACCGATAAACCCGCGCCTTCTTCGCCCTGA
- a CDS encoding FMN-binding glutamate synthase family protein encodes MSISRINATAATLTKNRTEGSISSISGMCVTCVDGCIGMCEIGKSAYRGSEALYPQPFGIITTGAEKDYPIDLSHFSILGTVIGAHGIEATSEKAIFANVKLDNKLGRDKGIKTRMPVIVGAMGSTAIAQNNWEGLAIGAALTGIPLTVGENVCGMDPKAELDRGRVVNSPELERRIKLYRDWQQDGYGTVIIQANIEDTMLGVQEYAISKLGIENVELKWGQGAKDIGGEVKIDNINKARMLKQRGYILLPDPDDETVARSFEQGRFKEFERHSRVGMVDEGSFLKRIEELRKAGAKHISLKTGAYRPADLARALKFASKAKIDLLTVDGAGGGTGMSPWRMMNEWGIPGVPLWSMFYRYADKLARKKEYVPDLAIAGGFVFEDQIFKGLALGAPYVKYITMARSPLAAAMVGKTIGKRMDERQVPVYIERFGTTPEEVFITSAELKQKFGSQFEKIPTGALGFYTYMERLNQGLRQLMAGARKFSLEHISRDDITALTEEAAKVSGICFVNELDKEEATKILDS; translated from the coding sequence ATGTCTATATCAAGGATAAACGCAACTGCGGCTACACTTACAAAAAACAGGACTGAAGGTTCTATCAGCTCGATAAGCGGGATGTGCGTTACCTGTGTCGACGGCTGCATAGGTATGTGCGAAATCGGCAAATCGGCTTACCGCGGGTCGGAAGCCCTATATCCTCAGCCTTTCGGCATCATTACTACAGGGGCAGAAAAGGATTATCCCATAGACCTGTCCCATTTCTCTATCCTGGGGACCGTGATAGGAGCGCACGGCATTGAAGCAACATCCGAAAAGGCTATCTTTGCCAATGTAAAGCTGGATAATAAGCTGGGGCGTGATAAAGGGATCAAGACCAGGATGCCTGTTATCGTGGGCGCCATGGGCTCAACGGCCATTGCACAGAATAACTGGGAAGGCCTGGCAATAGGTGCTGCCTTAACAGGCATACCCCTCACTGTAGGAGAAAACGTATGCGGAATGGATCCTAAAGCAGAACTGGACAGGGGGCGGGTGGTCAACTCTCCCGAGCTTGAGCGCAGAATAAAACTGTACCGTGACTGGCAACAGGACGGCTACGGAACCGTCATTATCCAGGCCAACATAGAAGACACCATGCTGGGCGTGCAAGAATATGCAATATCCAAACTGGGTATTGAAAATGTTGAGCTCAAGTGGGGCCAGGGGGCCAAGGACATCGGCGGTGAAGTCAAAATCGATAATATTAATAAAGCGCGCATGCTAAAGCAGCGGGGATACATTCTGCTACCCGATCCCGATGATGAAACAGTTGCCAGGTCATTCGAACAGGGCAGGTTCAAGGAATTTGAACGACATTCAAGGGTGGGCATGGTAGATGAGGGATCATTCCTTAAAAGGATTGAAGAGCTGCGCAAGGCCGGTGCAAAGCACATATCGCTGAAGACCGGTGCCTACAGGCCGGCAGACCTGGCAAGGGCACTAAAATTTGCCTCAAAAGCTAAGATCGACCTGCTGACGGTTGACGGCGCAGGCGGCGGTACAGGCATGAGCCCATGGAGGATGATGAATGAATGGGGTATCCCGGGAGTACCGCTGTGGTCAATGTTTTACAGGTATGCGGATAAGCTCGCCCGGAAGAAAGAGTACGTACCTGACCTTGCCATAGCCGGCGGATTTGTCTTTGAGGACCAGATATTCAAGGGGCTGGCGCTGGGCGCCCCGTATGTGAAGTATATAACCATGGCCAGGTCGCCGCTGGCGGCTGCCATGGTTGGCAAGACCATCGGCAAGAGAATGGATGAAAGGCAGGTGCCGGTATATATCGAACGATTCGGTACAACCCCGGAGGAGGTGTTTATCACTTCGGCAGAACTTAAGCAGAAATTCGGCAGTCAATTTGAAAAAATACCGACAGGCGCACTGGGCTTCTACACATATATGGAGAGACTCAACCAGGGCCTTCGCCAGTTGATGGCAGGGGCACGCAAATTCTCCCTTGAACACATCAGCAGGGATGATATCACCGCACTGACGGAAGAGGCGGCTAAAGTCAGTGGTATATGTTTTGTAAATGAGCTCGATAAAGAAGAAGCAACTAAAATCCTGGATTCATAG